From a single Macrobrachium rosenbergii isolate ZJJX-2024 chromosome 59, ASM4041242v1, whole genome shotgun sequence genomic region:
- the LOC136837580 gene encoding uncharacterized protein — MEISQSALASIRPEDWMISIDMKDAYFHVPVHQDSRKFLRFVFQRQSVPVQSLLLRSADSPTGIHACSCPNDEMITSDGSQCFVVSRQLAYSLPAEGKNVEDLHKTLLLTQDLGLLLNFQKSQLTPSQEIAYLGMRINSWSFRVFPAPKG, encoded by the coding sequence ATGGAGATATCCCAGTCCGCCCTTGCATCCATTCGTCCAGAAGATTGGATGATCTCGATAGACATGAAAGATgcctacttccatgtcccagttcatcaggactcaaggaagtttttaaggtttgtgttccagcgccaaagtgtaccagttcagagccttTTGCTTCGGTCTGCCGACAGCCCCACAGGTATTCACGCGTGTTCTTGCCCCAATGACGAAATGATTACATCTGATGGGAGTCAATGTTTCGTTGTATCTCGACAATTGGCTTATTCACTCCCAGCCGAAGGAAAAAATgtggaggaccttcacaagacTCTTCTTCTCACCCAGGACTTGGGCCTCTTGTTAAATTTCCAAAAGTCTCAACtaactccttctcaggagatagcttatttggggatgaggataaactcttGGAGTTTTCGGGTTTTTCCTGCCCCTAAAGGATAA